Proteins encoded together in one Anopheles darlingi chromosome 3, idAnoDarlMG_H_01, whole genome shotgun sequence window:
- the LOC125955142 gene encoding serine-threonine kinase receptor-associated protein isoform X2, with translation MRKCAQSTQLTSSNAESTVQDGKPMLRMGDTGDWVGTFEGHKGAVWGVALNDQATLAASGAADFTGKIWNAVTGEEVHSLQHNHIVKTVAFSRDSQYLVTGSNEKLVRVFDLNTEGIALESFTGHAGSVKRALFCRNEKCVISCADDKSLRLWDRSSGQEATRVEFTTNPNGLELSKDGTILTVTYGTCIAFYEADTLQKLKEISIPTRVASASLHPDKQIFVCGGEDFKMYKYDYITGNEIESFKGHFGPVHSVSFSPDGELYASGSEDGTLRLWQTTVGKTYGLWKCSEPTDLNNSATATCPTPTSPASATPVTAN, from the exons ATGCGGAAGTGTGCGCAAAGCACCCAGCTAACATCGAGCAACGCAGAGAGCACTGTTCAAG ATGGTAAACCGATGCTACGAATGGGTGACACGGGAGATTGGGTCGGTACGTTCGAGGGACACAAAGGTGCCGTATGGGGCGTAGCCCTGAATGATCAGGCTACATTAGCCGCCTCCGGAGCGGCAGACTTTACCGGGAAAATATGGAATGCGGTCACTGGCGAGGAAGTCCACAGTTTGCAACACAATCACATCGTAAAAACGGTTGCTTTCAGTCGTGACAGTCAGTACTTGGTTACGGGTAGTAACGAAAAATTAGTGCGAGTATTTGATCTCAATACAGAGGGAATTGCGTTGGAATCGTTCACCGGGCATGCGGGAAGCGTAAAACGTGCGCTTTTCTGTCGCaatgaaaaatgtgtaatCAGCTGTGCCGATGACAAATCCTTGCGACTTTGGGATCGCAGCTCGGGGCAGGAAGCTACTCGCGTCGAATTCACAACGAATCCGAACGGGCTCGAGTTGTCCAAAGATGGTACAATTCTCACCGTAACCTACGGAACATGTATCGCGTTTTATGAAGCGGATACACTCCAGAAACTGAAAGAGATTTCCATTCCGACGCGCGTGGCTTCTGCGAGTTTGCATCCGGACAAGCAAATATTCGTTTGCGGTGGCGAGGATTTCAAAATGTACAAGTATGATTACATAACGGGCAATGAGATTG AATCTTTTAAAGGTCATTTTGGACCAGTTCATTCGGTAAGTTTCAGTCCAGACGGAGAGCTGTATGCTAGTGGTTCCGAAGATGGTACATTGCGTTTGTGGCAAACGACGGTAGGCAAAACCTATGGATTATGGAAGTGTTCGGAACCAACCGATTTAAATAACTCTGCAACAGCGACCTGCCCAACACCTACTTCACCAGCATCTGCTACACCTGTTACTGCCAACTGA